The nucleotide sequence CTCGAAGAAGTCCACGCCGGTGGTGTGGGCGGGCGAGAGCCGTCGGAACACGACGCCGGTGCCGAGTTCCACCGGTTTCGAGGCGCCGGCCCGCGCGAGGACGTAGCCCGTCGGCTCCTGCGCCCCGGCCTTGGTCACGGAGGCGGAGGGCTCGTCGAAGACGTCGGCCAGCGGCTTGCCCAGCACCTGGACGATGGCGAGAAGTCGGCTGACGCTCGGCCGCCGCACCCCGCGCTCGATCTGCGAGACGGCGCTCGGCGAGATCTCGAGCGCGCGGGCGAGGTCGCGCAACGACATGCCCGACTCGAGGCGCAGCGCGCGCAGGCGGGCGCCCAGCGCAGCAGGGTCGAGATCGACAACGGATGTCGCGTTGTCGCTCATCGCATCCCTTCGGGCAGACCGCGCGGTGGATCGCTCGGCAGATCGCAGGCGACGTGTGAAGCAGGTGCTGTCACACGCTTGTTACAAAGCCGAAATGAGGGCGAAAGCGTGAAGCAATAGGTTCACATTCCAAGAACCAGTGAATGCCTCGGGCTCGCAGGAGCCGCGAAAACCCGCACGTCCTCTTTCTTGCCCGCAAGGGTACAACGTCACCCACGGAGGTTGCCTTGGCAACGAACACCGTCCCACCCACGAGCTCCACCGCACCTCTCACCGGCCCGCACGACATCGTCGAGGCGGCCGGGCACCCGGTCGGCGCAGGCCTGATCAAAGACACGTACGACCCCGCGCTCACTAACGAAGACCTGGCGCCGCTGCGCAAGCAGACCTGGGGCGGCTACAACTTCTTCGCCTTCTGGATGAGCGACGTCCACTCGGTCGGCGGCTACGTCACCGCCGGCAGCCTCTTCGCGCTCGGCATCGCCAGCTGGCAGGTGCTGATCGCCCTGCTCGTGGGCATCTTCATCGTCATGGCCTTCGCCAACCTCGTGGCGAAGCCGAGCCAGAAGACGGGCGTGCCGTTCCCCGTCATCAACCGCTCGGTGTTCGGCGTGCTCGGCGCCAACATCCCCGCGATCATCCGCGGCCTCATCGCAATGGCCTGGTACGGGGTGCAGACGTTCCTGGCGGCGCAGTCGCTCAACATCATCTGGCTGAAATTCCTGCCAGGATCCGAGGGTCTCCTCCACCACTCCTTCCTCGGCCTGTCCGCCCTCGGCTGGATCTCGTACGGGGTGCTGTGGATCGCGCAGGCCGCCCTGTTCTGGCGGGGCATGGAGACGATCCGCCGCTTCATCGACTGGGCCGGCCCGGCCGTCTACGTGATCATGATCGCCCTCGCGATCTACCTCGTCGCGAAGGCCGGCTGGGGCAACATCAGCCTCAACCTGTCGGTCGGCAAGCCGCTGTCCATGGCCGCGGCGATCCCCGTGATGATCTCGGCGGTGGCCATCGTCGTGAGCTACTTCTCGGGCCCGATGCTGAACTTCGGCGACTTCTCGCGCTACGGCAGGTCGTTCCGGTCGGTGAAGCGCGGCAACCTGCTCGGCCTGCCGCTCAACTTCCTCTTCTTCTCGATCCTCACCGTGCTGTGCGCCTCCGCGACCGTCCCGGTGTTCGGCAAGCTCATGACCGACCCGATCGAGACCGTGCAGGCGATCGGTGCGCCGTTCGCGATCCTTCTGGGCGGCCTCACCTTCGTGACCGCGACCGTCGGCATCAACATCGTCGCGAACTTCATCAGCCCGGCGTTCGACTTCTCGAACGTGGCGCCGAAGAAGATCTCGTGGCGCATGGGCGGCATGATCGCGGCGGTCGGCTCCGTCCTGCTGACCCCCTGGAACTGGTACGGCAACGCGCAGGCGATCCAGTACACCCTCGGTGTGCTCGGCGCTCTGATCGGCCCGCTGTTCGGCCTGCTCATCGCCGGCTACTACCTCGTCGCCAAGCAGAAGGTCGCCGTCGACGACATGTTCACGCTCTCGCCGACCGGTCGCTACTGGTACCGCAAGGGCTTCAACCCGAACGCGGTCTGGACCATGGTCATCGCCGGCGTCATCTCGGTCGCCGCGGCCCTGGTGCCGTCGATCGTCGCCCAGAACGGCGGGCCGAACTTCACCTGGCTCGGCAACTACGGGTGGTTCATCGGCTGCGGCCTCGGGCTCGTGATCTTCTGGGCCTTCGAGACGGTCTCGCCCCGCATGCCCGTGCTCTCGGGCGACGACCCGACCGTGAGCGACGGCACGCTCGACGAGGGCGACAGCGAGACGGCCCTGGCCGCGGCTGGCATGACAGCCGGCACGGGCGCAGCGACCGGCACCGGCTCGGCGGCGTAGGGGGCCGCCGTGCGCATCCGCGTCATCAATCCCAACACCACTGCGAGCATGACCGAGACCATCGGCCGGTCGGCGAGCGGGGTGGCGGGGCCGCTCACCCTCGTCGAGGCCGTCAACCCCACCATGGGGCCGGCGTCGATCGAGAGCCACTACGAGGAGGCGCTGGCCGTGCCGGGGCTCCTCGAGCAGGTGGCGATCGGTGAGCGGGAGGGCGCGGACGCCTTCGTCATCGCCTGCTTCGGCGACCCCGGGCTCGACGCCGCGCGAGAGATCGCGACCGGCCCCGTGCTCGGGATCGCCGAGGCGGCGATGCACGCCGCGGCGATGCTCGGGCGCTCGTTCGGCATCGTCACGACGCTCGGCCGCACGGTGGGGCGGGCCGGCGAGCTCGTCCATCGCTACGGGTTCGCCGACGTGTGCACCGAGATCCGGGCGTGCGAGATCCCCGTGCTGGCGCTCGACGATCCGGCCTCCGACGCCAGGAACGTCGTCGTCGACGAGTGCCGGAGGGTCGTGGACGCAGGAGCCGACGCGGTCGTCCTCGGCTGCGCCGGAATGGCCGACTTCTGCTCCTGGGTCTCGGGCGAGGTGGGCGCCCCGGTCGTCGACGGCGTCTCGGCCGCGACCGTCCTCGCCGAGTCGCTCGTGCGGCTGGGGCTGGCCACCGGCAAGCGCGGGGAGTACGCGTCGCCGCCCCGGAAGGCGATGACGGGGCTGCTGGCATCGTTCGAGTTGGGTGCCCCTGCTCCTGCGCCCTTCTGAACCGGCTGCGGGCGCGCGCGGCCTAAGGGCTGATCGCGAGGAAGACGAAGGCCGCCAGGATGATCAGGTGGATGATGCCCTGCAGCCGCGTCGACCGACCGGGCGCCACCGTGAGGACGCTGACGACCAGCGTCATCGCGAGGAGCACGATCTGCACCGGCCCGAGGCCCAGCACGAGCGGCCCCTCGATGAACAGGCTGGCCACGGCGATCGACGGGATCGTCAGGCCGATGCTCGCGATCACCGAGCCGTAGCTAAGGTTCAGGCTGATCTGCAGACGGTCGCCGAGCGCCGCACGCGACGCCGCGATGCCCTCGGGCAGGAGCACGAGGAACGCGATCACGACGCCGACGAAGCTCGCCGGGATGCCGGCGGCCGAGAG is from Frondihabitans australicus and encodes:
- a CDS encoding NCS1 family nucleobase:cation symporter-1 is translated as MATNTVPPTSSTAPLTGPHDIVEAAGHPVGAGLIKDTYDPALTNEDLAPLRKQTWGGYNFFAFWMSDVHSVGGYVTAGSLFALGIASWQVLIALLVGIFIVMAFANLVAKPSQKTGVPFPVINRSVFGVLGANIPAIIRGLIAMAWYGVQTFLAAQSLNIIWLKFLPGSEGLLHHSFLGLSALGWISYGVLWIAQAALFWRGMETIRRFIDWAGPAVYVIMIALAIYLVAKAGWGNISLNLSVGKPLSMAAAIPVMISAVAIVVSYFSGPMLNFGDFSRYGRSFRSVKRGNLLGLPLNFLFFSILTVLCASATVPVFGKLMTDPIETVQAIGAPFAILLGGLTFVTATVGINIVANFISPAFDFSNVAPKKISWRMGGMIAAVGSVLLTPWNWYGNAQAIQYTLGVLGALIGPLFGLLIAGYYLVAKQKVAVDDMFTLSPTGRYWYRKGFNPNAVWTMVIAGVISVAAALVPSIVAQNGGPNFTWLGNYGWFIGCGLGLVIFWAFETVSPRMPVLSGDDPTVSDGTLDEGDSETALAAAGMTAGTGAATGTGSAA
- a CDS encoding aspartate/glutamate racemase family protein is translated as MRIRVINPNTTASMTETIGRSASGVAGPLTLVEAVNPTMGPASIESHYEEALAVPGLLEQVAIGEREGADAFVIACFGDPGLDAAREIATGPVLGIAEAAMHAAAMLGRSFGIVTTLGRTVGRAGELVHRYGFADVCTEIRACEIPVLALDDPASDARNVVVDECRRVVDAGADAVVLGCAGMADFCSWVSGEVGAPVVDGVSAATVLAESLVRLGLATGKRGEYASPPRKAMTGLLASFELGAPAPAPF
- a CDS encoding helix-turn-helix domain-containing protein, whose translation is MSDNATSVVDLDPAALGARLRALRLESGMSLRDLARALEISPSAVSQIERGVRRPSVSRLLAIVQVLGKPLADVFDEPSASVTKAGAQEPTGYVLARAGASKPVELGTGVVFRRLSPAHTTGVDFFESTYPPGAVATDLNTLITHEGYEVGTVTAGELTIDFPDERVVLRGGDSITFPCDLPHRMHNDGPVAAVATWLIVHRG